The Nitrospirota bacterium genome contains the following window.
ACAGGTGGGATTGCGAGCGGGAAAAGCACTGTAGGTTCGGTCTTTAAATCACTTGGTGCCCATCTCATTGATGCAGACGAGATAGTTAGAGATATTGTCGAAGAAGGCACACCTGTATGGCAGGAAA
Protein-coding sequences here:
- a CDS encoding dephospho-CoA kinase, whose amino-acid sequence is MKILGLTGGIASGKSTVGSVFKSLGAHLIDADEIVRDIVEEGTPVWQE